The proteins below come from a single Natrinema sp. SYSU A 869 genomic window:
- a CDS encoding DJ-1/PfpI family protein translates to MADITAEIVLFDGFDELDAIGPYEVLENGAQAGASLETRLVTLEETDLVTASHGLRVEPDGTLRDPDILLIPGGGWTTEGGVRAVVEDGALSAAVGERAATGSTIASVCTGAMVLAEADVLEGRPATTHAVATDDLEAYAADVLDARVVDDDDVLTAGGVTAGIDLALWLLEREFGAAIAETVETEMEHERRGEVVR, encoded by the coding sequence ATGGCCGATATTACCGCTGAAATCGTGCTGTTCGATGGCTTCGACGAACTCGACGCGATCGGGCCCTATGAAGTCCTCGAGAACGGGGCTCAGGCCGGCGCATCCCTCGAGACGCGGCTGGTGACGCTCGAGGAGACCGATCTCGTGACGGCGAGTCACGGGCTGCGCGTCGAGCCCGACGGGACGCTTAGGGACCCGGATATCCTGCTCATTCCCGGCGGCGGCTGGACCACTGAGGGCGGTGTCCGGGCTGTCGTCGAGGACGGGGCGCTCTCCGCGGCCGTCGGCGAACGAGCCGCGACCGGTTCGACGATCGCGTCGGTCTGTACCGGCGCGATGGTGCTGGCCGAAGCGGACGTCCTTGAGGGCCGGCCCGCGACGACCCACGCCGTCGCGACGGACGACCTCGAAGCGTACGCTGCCGACGTTCTCGACGCGCGCGTGGTAGACGACGATGACGTGCTCACCGCCGGCGGCGTGACCGCGGGGATCGATCTGGCGCTGTGGTTGCTCGAGCGCGAGTTCGGCGCGGCAATCGCCGAGACGGTCGAAACGGAGATGGAACACGAACGGCGCGGCGAGGTCGTCCGCTGA
- a CDS encoding HAD family phosphatase: MTAVLFDMDGVLVNSEDYWVVFQREDILPATVPDEDVAVAETSGMNFREIYDYLDEEYGAAISREEFIQRFTEAAEEIYTERAELLDGLHDLLAELDDRGIPTALVSSSPHDWIGMVTERFDLEGEFDRVISADDIDAASKPAPDVFEYAADEIGVPAAECVVVEDSANGIEAAARAGANVIAYRIDAHGDINRSPADEIVDSPAELRERILALTE; encoded by the coding sequence ATGACTGCTGTCTTGTTCGATATGGACGGTGTGTTGGTCAACAGTGAAGACTACTGGGTCGTGTTCCAGCGCGAGGATATTCTTCCGGCGACCGTCCCCGATGAAGACGTCGCCGTCGCCGAAACGAGCGGGATGAACTTCCGCGAGATCTACGACTACCTCGACGAGGAGTACGGTGCGGCCATCTCCCGCGAGGAGTTCATCCAGCGGTTCACCGAGGCCGCAGAGGAGATCTACACCGAGCGTGCCGAACTGCTCGACGGGCTCCATGACCTCCTTGCCGAACTCGACGACCGCGGCATCCCGACGGCGCTCGTCTCATCCTCGCCCCACGACTGGATCGGCATGGTCACGGAGCGCTTCGACCTCGAGGGCGAGTTCGATCGCGTCATCAGTGCCGACGATATCGACGCGGCGAGCAAGCCGGCCCCCGATGTCTTCGAGTACGCCGCCGACGAAATCGGCGTCCCCGCCGCGGAGTGTGTCGTCGTCGAAGACTCGGCAAATGGTATCGAGGCGGCCGCTCGAGCGGGGGCGAACGTGATCGCGTATCGGATTGACGCTCACGGGGATATCAACCGCTCGCCAGCCGACGAGATCGTGGACTCGCCGGCAGAGCTTCGGGAGCGGATACTTGCATTGACGGAGTGA